A single genomic interval of halophilic archaeon DL31 harbors:
- a CDS encoding 2,5-didehydrogluconate reductase (KEGG: hut:Huta_2214 aldo/keto reductase~PFAM: Aldo/keto reductase): MRVLVLADESSGLSDMWSRKPSSKLALGAIDRDTEFFTRRGPASEYMSLDLPDIGLGTSGMTGDECVESVRTALETGFRHVDTAQMYDNEPAVGAGIRLADVDRDDVVLASKVHPDNLAYEDAKRTAKESLVRLGVDELDMLYVHWPTSGYDAEETLRAMDELYEEGVMRNLCASNFTPELLDEALDLLDAGIAAHQVECHPLLPQDELRAYALEHGHTLVGYCPLGQGKIFDQPELQEVAHRHSTSPAAVCVAWAVEKEGLVPIPKASSEEHLEANWEATTLDLSEEDMATIDGIETERRLVDPDAAAWNQ, encoded by the coding sequence ATGAGGGTGCTGGTGCTCGCAGACGAGTCGTCAGGACTGTCGGATATGTGGTCGCGGAAGCCTTCTTCCAAACTCGCCCTGGGAGCGATTGACCGCGATACGGAGTTCTTTACCCGACGGGGACCTGCCTCAGAGTATATGAGTCTGGACCTTCCCGATATCGGCCTCGGAACCTCAGGCATGACCGGCGACGAGTGCGTCGAGAGCGTGCGTACCGCCCTCGAAACCGGTTTCCGGCACGTCGACACCGCGCAGATGTACGACAACGAACCCGCCGTCGGCGCGGGCATCCGACTCGCGGACGTAGACCGCGATGATGTGGTGCTGGCGAGCAAGGTCCACCCGGACAACCTCGCGTATGAGGACGCCAAACGGACCGCAAAAGAGAGCCTCGTCCGCCTCGGTGTCGATGAACTCGACATGCTCTACGTCCACTGGCCCACCAGCGGCTACGACGCCGAGGAGACCCTGCGCGCGATGGACGAACTCTACGAGGAGGGTGTGATGCGGAATCTCTGTGCCTCGAACTTCACGCCGGAACTGCTCGATGAAGCCCTCGACCTGCTGGACGCCGGCATCGCCGCTCACCAGGTGGAGTGTCACCCCCTGCTCCCCCAGGATGAACTCCGAGCGTACGCCCTCGAACACGGCCATACGCTCGTGGGCTACTGCCCGCTTGGGCAGGGCAAGATTTTCGACCAGCCGGAACTGCAGGAAGTGGCCCACCGCCACAGCACCTCGCCCGCAGCAGTCTGTGTGGCGTGGGCCGTCGAGAAGGAGGGGCTCGTCCCCATCCCGAAAGCCAGCAGCGAGGAGCACCTGGAAGCCAACTGGGAGGCGACCACACTCGACCTCTCAGAAGAGGATATGGCGACCATCGACGGCATCGAGACGGAGCGTCGGTTGGTCGACCCCGACGCAGCCGCCTGGAACCAGTAG
- a CDS encoding hypothetical protein (KEGG: hut:Huta_2044 hypothetical protein), whose product MSERSSESTPPERDSGAGDSTERAPNTLLNGLIGGIVSVLLSFLPFSTVLGGAVAGYLEGGDAADGAKVGTIAGLIAFVPVVLIILVVALFVPVAGMGMQMGTGMGLLGGGVALAFWVSLFALLLFAAVYTVGFSVLGGVLGVYLKENA is encoded by the coding sequence ATGTCAGAACGTTCGTCCGAGTCGACGCCACCAGAGCGAGACAGCGGTGCTGGGGACTCCACTGAGCGTGCGCCAAACACGCTTCTGAACGGCCTTATCGGCGGTATCGTGTCGGTTCTGCTCTCGTTCCTTCCGTTCTCGACCGTCCTCGGCGGGGCGGTCGCCGGCTATCTCGAAGGCGGTGACGCCGCCGACGGCGCCAAGGTCGGGACGATTGCTGGGCTGATTGCGTTCGTTCCGGTTGTCCTCATCATCCTGGTTGTGGCGCTGTTCGTCCCCGTGGCAGGGATGGGAATGCAGATGGGAACGGGTATGGGACTGCTAGGAGGCGGTGTCGCCCTGGCGTTCTGGGTCAGCCTGTTCGCACTGCTGCTGTTCGCCGCTGTCTACACGGTGGGGTTCAGCGTCCTCGGAGGCGTTCTCGGCGTGTACCTCAAGGAGAACGCCTGA